Part of the Cloacibacillus sp. genome is shown below.
TCTACGCTGACAGAGTCAACGCAAGTTTCCGCGATATTATATACCGCCTTTGTCTCGTTCAGATTCATCCATTCCTCAACTTTGAACGTAGCTATTTTCATCATATCATCTCCAAATTTACGATTGTCTTTGTTTTTATTTATGGCAGGGGCCCTTTTAATAGATACGAGATTCTGTTTTGCGCTTCGATTAAGTATAATGTGTTCATCTGCAATTATATATCATGAAACGGGGGCCTCAAAATGAAATATGTACGCATGGCGATCGAAAAGGAATCTCCTGAGCAGTTCGGATATGAGAAGATCAAAAACAATCTGACCGAAACTTCGGTGCGCGACCGCAATATCAAGGACCTTGGGATCGTGCTTGACGACATCCTGCTGCCCTACGGGGATCATCTTGGCGACCCGCGTCTTAGGGAAATAATCGCACAACAGTCCGGCATTGCCGACCCTGACTGCGTTATTGTAACGGCGGGCGCGGCCTCTGCGCTCTTTCTCATCGCGTCGTCCCAGCTTGAGCCGGGCAGCCACATGATAGTGGCGCGTCCCAACTACGGCACGAACATTGCTACGCCAGAGGCCATCGGCGCGGAGGTCAGCTATCTGGATCAGAAGTTTGAGGAGGGATTCCGCGTTGACGCAGAAAAGCTCGCGTCGATGATACGCCCGGATACAAAATATATTTCACTGACAAACCCGCACAACCCCACCGGCACGATGATGTCGCTTGACGAGTTAAAGCGCGTCATAGCGATAGCCGAGAAACACAATGTCTGGCTGCTCGTTGACGAGACCTACCGCGACATGTTCAAAGACGAGAGGCTGCCCGTTTCCGCGTCGCTTTCAAAAAAAGTCATATCAATTTCGTCGCTCTCAAAGACCTACGGCATTCCCGGCATCCGAATCGGCTGGATCGTCTGCCAGGACAAAGAGATGATCGAAACGCTAATTGCGGCTAAGGAACAGGTCTGCATCGGCGGCAGCGTCGTAGACGAATATATCGGCTATGTCGCGCTCTCGCAGAAGGCGGAGTGGATAAAGGAAAACGACGCGCATATCGCAAAACATTTCGCCATCGTCAAAGAATGGATAGAGGGCGACGAACTGCTTGAATGGGTGGAGCCGCGCGGCGCCTGTACCTGCTTCCCGCGCGTAAAGCCGGAAGTTGCGGTCGACGTCGAAAATTTCTACAAACTGATGAACGACAAATACGGGACCTATGTCGGCCCCGGCCACTGGTTCGGTTATGACGACCGCTACATGAGGATAGGCTACGGCTGGCCAAAAACGGAAGAACTGAAGGCGGGGCTTGCCGGAATATCCGCCGCGCTTCGTGAGGCGGTAAAATAGAGAAATAGAGTGTACAATGATTTTGCCGGCGTTTGCTGCGCCGACTTTATCTAATGATATAAATCTTTTATGCTAGGGGATCGAAAAATGGTACGAGTCATCAAATTCTGTATGGCGGGCTTTGGGAATGTAGGGGTGCGCTTTGCGCAGTTGCTTTTGGAGAAAAAGGACGAGCTGGCGCGCGATTACGGCGTTGAGATGAGAATGACGGGAATATGCACGCGTTCCAAGGGCGCGCTCATCGACCCAAACGGGCTGGACATAGCGGGCGTGCTTGCAATGAACGAAAAGCTGGGACGCTTTGACGACGCAAGCCCCGCCTTCCGCAAAATGGAGACCGCTCAAATGATAGCCGCGGCTGACGCGGAGCTCTTGCTTGAACTGACGACGCTCTCCATCGGCGACGGCGAGCCCGCAACCGGATATATAAAGGCGGCGTTCGCGCGCGGAATGGACGTCATTACCGCAAACAAAGGGCCGGAGGCGTGGCATTTCGACGAGCTTGCGGCGCTTGCAAAGCAGTTGGGCCGAAAATACCTTTACGAGACGATAGTGATGGACGGCACTCCGATTTTTAATTTTGTAAAATACACGCTCCGCGGCTGTAAGATAGACAAGATCCGCGGCATTTTAAACGGAACCAGCAATTTTGTGCTTCACGCAATGGAGACAGGCAGCTCTTTTGATGAGGCCATAAAAGAGGCGCAGCGCATGAAGATGGCCGAGGCCGACCCCTCGATGGACATTGACGGCTGGGACGGCACGGCGAAGATATGTTCGCTTGCGAACATCGTGATGGGAGCGAAGCTCACGCCCAAAGACGCGGAGGTGCAAAGCATAGCGCCCGTGACGGTACGCGAAATGAAAGAGGCGGCAGACCGCGGTCTGCGCATCAAATACGTCTGCACAGCGGAACGCCGCGACGGAAAAGTCCACGTCTCTGTAAAGCCCGAGCTTCTTGCGGCTGACGACAGGCTGGTGCAGGTGGACGGGGCGTCGGCCGCCGTAACATTTTTCACAGACCTTGCCGGAGAGCTGACGATAGTGCAGACAGATCCCACCATACTACAGACGGCTTATGGAGTTTACAGCGACCTGCTGACGCTGGTAAGCGAAGGATAGAACAAGGCGGCAGGAAGAGGCGCCGCTATCGCCCTTTCCTGCCGCCTTGTTACATTGACCTGTTATATTAGAGGAACATCTCCGGCTCTTTGCGCTCTGCGTTCTTCATGGCAAAGGCCTTTTCAGCCATAGCGTGCATCTGTTTATTGAGCGAACGCGAATGCGACGGACATTGGTCTATGCAGCGCATACAGGTTATGCAACGCGCCTCGTCCGTCGTCTCTGGTGCGTCGTGGGGAATGGCGGCGACAGGACAGCCGTCCGCGCAGATGCCGCACTTTGTGCATGAGGCGTCCGCCGACGGTTTCAGCGGCGCGCCGTTGTACTGACAATACGGACGCCCGCCCTTCACCTCGACCGGCATAAGGGCGCCTGCGGAGGCGGCTTCGATTTTTGAAACTACGCGCGCGGCAAACTCGTCGATTGCCGTGATATCCCGCGCGTCGGGACGCCCGCGCGCGACGGAACGCATTATATTGTGCTCAGCGACCGCGGCAAGCGCCGCAGTCACACAAAAACCCTGCTCCTCAAGAATATCCTTAAGCTCAATCAGAGCGTCGTCGTAGTCACGGTTGCCGAAGACCGCGACGATGACCGCCGGCCCACCGCTTCCGCGAACATTTCTTATCCTGTGCGCCGCGGCCGCCGGAACGCGCCCGCCATAGACCGGCACTCCAGCAAGCAGCAGTTCGTCCGCTGACAGACGATATTCACCGTCATTTGCAGAATAATCCGTGATATCAAGCTCCTGCGCGGGCCACGGCATCCGGCCTGCGATCTCAGAGAGCACCCGGTGCGTAGAGCTGGTCGGGCTGAAATATAATGAAACAATATTTTTTATTTTCATTGCGCTTCCCTCCTTATTGATAGCGACATTCGCGCGTCACGCGACACAGTTCCAGATTGTAATGAAATGACAGACGGAGCCGCCCATCACAAAAAGGTGGAAGAGCTCGTGCGGCCCGAACCACGAAAAATTCAGCCTCGGACGTTCAAGTCCGAAAATAACCGCGCCCGCCGTATAAAGCAGGCCGCCCGCCGCAAGCCACGCGAGACTTCCCCACGAAAGAGCGTGCATTATTGGCACGATGAAAAAGGCGGCTATCCACCCCATCGCCACATAGAGCGAGCAGGAGAGCCACACGGGAGCGTGCATCCAGAATATTTTCATAACGAACCCAAGAGCTGCTACGCTCCAGACGAGCGCAAGCATTATGTACCCGATGGGGTAGCCGAGCATAATGACGCAAATGGGTGTATAGGTGCCGGCGATCAGCATAAAAATCGCCATGTGGTCAAGCCGCTGGAGCATTCCGGCGGCTTGCGCGCGCACCGCGCAGCTCCAGTGATAGATCGAGCTTGCCAAGTAGAGCAGCACCATGCTCACGCCAAAGATAAGCACGGAGGCAAAGGCCGCGGCCCCGCAGGCAAACGCGTTGACAGAAAGGTGCAGCGTTCCCGCCGCGGCAAGCACCGCGCCCGCCAAATGCGTAACGGAACTTGTCACCTCTCGTTTATCCTTTTCCAAATCATTGGCCCCCTTTTTCTTTATATGATCATCATCATTTCCGCCCACATTATATATCCAGCCGCATCTAAAAACACCACGTATATTTATTTTATTAATCAACTATAATCAAAAATATATAACACTTTTTATAACCACACTCTGCGGCAAAGCTGAAAATTTTATGAAAAATAGTTCGTTTCTGTGATATATTCTTAGAGCCTGAGACGGTGCGCCGGCTCAAATTTGAGTTAATGAGAAAATCTGCGAGGTCATAATATAATGAAGTCTTCCAACTATTGGCGCGGAGCCACGCTCGCCCTCTTTGCGGCAGTTTGCTGGGGCATTATAAGCCCTGTCGCAAAAGTGCTTGCCGCCGCGGGCATAAACCTGATGACCGTGATGGTCTTTAGAGCGCTGTTAACAATGACGGTCACTGGGCTGTGGTTATTTTTTACAAACGGGCGAAAACTCTTCCAACTTGACCGCGATGAACTGCGCTTTTATTTCATATCCGGCGTGCTCTCCGTGGCGCTTGCCGGCGGAGGATTTCTGCAGTCTTTGGAATATCTCACCGTGGCTGAGGGGCTTATAATCCACTACACCTTTCCGCTTGGTGCAATAATAGGTTCGCTCTTCATAACACGAGAACGGCCGACTCTGCTTCAAATAATCGCGGGCCTGCTCATTGTCGCCGGAGTCTTTACAGGAATGGGCGGAAGCATGACGGCGCTTGCCTCGATGTCTGTGCCTGGTGTGCTGTGGGGGATCGTCGCGGTCATTGGGATGTCCGGCCAGGCGCTTGTAACGCGGCGCTACTCGCTTACGCATGACATGGACGAATTGCGGCTGCTCTTTTTTTCAAACATGGTAGGCTTTACGCTGCTCTTTCTTTTCAAATCCGCCTTTTACGGATGGGCGGACACCGCCTTCTTCACACTGCCTCTTTTGTCGCTCATGACGCTGCAGGCCTGCACCGGGAGCGTCATCGCCTATTGGGCGTTCTTCGCTGCGCTGAAATATATCCCCGCCGCGATGGCAAGCCTTCTCTGCACGCTGGAAATGGTGATAGCCGTCGGGCTCACCGCGGTCTTTGTCCATCAGATGCCCTCCACGCATGAGGTCCTGGGCTGCGCTATCATCCTGGTAGCGCTCGTCTGCGCGACCGTGAGGCCAAAGGCCAAATAACGCCGCATGATGGCCGCACGCCGAATTTCCGAATCCCTGCGCATAGCGCTGCTGCTTGCAGTGGCGGGAGGATTTTTGGACGCATATACCTACGTTCTGCGGGGCGGCGTATTCGCTAACGCGCAGACGGGCAATATCGTACTGCTGGGCATAAGCCTCTTTGAGGCGAACTTGGGCGCGGCCTTCCGCTACCTGATACCCATCGCGGCCTTCGCCGCCGGCATCTTTACCACGGAATGCGTCAGAGAACGGTTCAGCCACTTTACGCCTCTGCACTGGCGTCAGCTCATCCTGGTGATAGAGTGCGCGGCCCTCACCGCCGTGGCTTTCATTTCAGAGCAGCACAACATCGTGGCAAACGCGGCCGTCTCATTCGTCTGCTCGCTGCAGGTGGAAAGCTTTCGCAAGGTGCACGGCAGCCCCTACGCCACCACAATGTGCACAGGCAACCTGCGCAGCGCCGCTGAAAACCTGTTCAACTATATGATCCACAAAGAGCCGGAAAATTTTTACGCGGCCAGAAACTATTTTATTATCATAGGGACCTTCGTTACAGGCGCCGGCGTTGGCGCACTCGCCGCAAAGATATGCGGGCACGGCTCCGTGTTATTTGCCGCGGCCCTGCTGGCAGCCGCCGCCGTAATAATGTTCAAAGAAAAAGAGACGGCGTAACGCGCTCGGCATCAAATACAAACGCATCGGCTCAGTACAGAATATTAAGGTCTTATTCTCAAAGCCTTATTCTCCGCAAAATCTCTTTGGCTTTTTATTGTATGCGCTGCTCATGGCGCGCCGCGCTATACGCAGGCTGCTCTTAAACCAACGCAGAGGCTAAATTCGTTTTCTTCGTTGTCCCAAAGTCCCCCTATGGTAATATCAAGCGCCCGCTGTGTCTGCGTCAGCAAATAACCATAAGGCTTGCGTTTATTCTGTTTTATCATGTTTTACACAACAAATAGGCCTTATAGACATAGCAAAACGGCTAATTCCGAATCTTTTATCGGCCGTCGCAAATATCGACAGCCTTGACAAACAAAGCTAAATAGCATAATGTTTAGTTTGTTTATGGCAGTTAAGAAGATGCTGTTTAATGAAGAAGAAGTTCAAACATCGTTTTAACTTAGCCGTTGCGAAAACGGCGTGTATCTGCGATTCTATTATGATAAACGATATGTGATGTCCCAATGGAACAATGCGGTCAAAGAGAAAGACGTTTGTGTGATTTTGTGGAGTTTTGATAATTGGCGTTGTCTTCACGCTTTCGCGTTAAACATGAACAAAGAGGTGCTATGGTGGATTTCTTTTTAAAAAATAAAAACAAAACAAACCACAATACAGACAAAAAGGATGTCTCGATTCACAGTTCCAATTACTTAAGAAGCAAATATGTACTGGCCTTTGTCGCTATACTAGAAGTGCTCATGCTCATTCTTTGTTTCGCTCAATTTGACAACTATCATCTCCAATACAGGAATATCTATGCGTTTATGTACTTTTTCTTATTCACCGTCACATCGTCGGGTTTTTTTATATTGATCATCAACAAAAATCTAGAGGACAAACCTAAGTCGGTAAATACTTTTGTAGTTATATTTGCGGAAATATTTCTATTGTGGGGCGCCGCATTGAGCATTTTAGACAATATTTTATATGCCCATCTGGTCGTTTTTGCTACCAATTTAATGTTTTGCTCCACAGCCTTCATAATTCGGCCGAAAACGTTTATAAAGATCATTTTACTTCCGGTGGCCGTTATCTTTATCGCGCTGCCATACACACAGCCATCCACAATGCTCCTGTTTGGTAATTACATCAATGCCTCGATTCTTATTTTTGCCTCAATCATGAATAATTATCTCCAGTACTCGCTCTTTAAAAAGCAGGAAATACAGAAAAACGAAATGAAAAGACTATCCGAATACGACGGACTTACAAATATGCACAACAGACGAACCTTAAATAATTTTATTGATACCTACAATGAGAAAGAAGAAAAAGAAAGCCTCGGCATCTTAATGATAGATATTGATCATTTTAAAAAATATAACGATCATTACGGTCATATTGCAGGAGACACGGTCATACGCGAAATTGGCTATATAGTAAATAATTTTACGGACGAACATGACGGCTTTGCCGCAAGATACGGCGGTGAAGAATTTATCCTGATTTTTGAAAACCTCTCGCACGATTTAGTATATTCCATTGCGGAAAGTATTTGCAAAGAAATAAGAAACAAAGACATTAAACACAGTGCCTCTTTATGCGGCGACAGAATCTCGGTAAGCATAGGCCTTTACTACACCCCTTCATCCTCTAATAACCTTTGGGATGCAATTAAACATGCCGACGACGCCTTATTTAAAGCAAAAAACGAAGGCAGAAACAAAATCAGCGAGGTCGAATAAAAGCCCAGCCTACGCAGCGTAGTTTTATCCAGCCGCTTACCGCGGCCGCCGTGAGAACGGATGCGCCGCCTTTTTCAGGCAAATGTTTGAGTTATGGAGCAAAAGAGCTTTTCAAAGCCGCTTTCCGTATCTCCCATATCTATGAAGACAAGTTCCAGCCGCGTCCCGTCTGCGCAGGCAAAATGATGTTCTGCGGCCGCAGCTCTCTCGTTTCCAAAGGCCGGAAAAAGCAGCACCGCTTTTTCTGTTTCGTATTTTTTATGATAGACGTACATCTGATAAAGGTCATGGACCGAAAGGCCGAGATTGAGCAGCTCCGGTGATAGTAACTTCCATTTTGTATCAATAACTATGCGCCGTCCCGTTTTTCTTTGGGTAATGGTGATATCTGGTATCAATGCAAATTTCTGAGGATCGTCAAAAAGGTAACTCCCTCCTTTTTGCGTAGAGACCTCTAGCCCAGTCCTACCGGCAAAATTTGTTATCTTTTGTGCAGCCCAGCCCTCAAAGAGCTTTTCCATTGGAAATAACATAGCTGACGCGCGTTCTGCACCTTTGAAGACGGTAAGGCTCTTATGCCGAAGAAAAATCCTGCACCAGCGCAGAGCCCCCGCATAGCGCTGCGCGTCTCTGCCTTTGCGGCATAGATTAAGGTCGTGTTCCGGCAAAACAGACGGCGGGATGCGTTCAAAAGAGGAGAGTAGCTTATCTATTCGGCTTGACGAGGCCGCGCTCAGGGGCTTCGTCTTCAGATAGAGTAATGCGGCTTTTATCAGCCTGTTCTCCGGCGTATTTGTATCAAAGAGGTCATGGCAAACGTAAAAACGTTCTCTGTGAGCGGCATTCTCTGCGATGTGGCGCGAGATCAAAAGGCGCCCTCTCATATATGGAAGGTTTTCCGTTTCGGGCACATAAAACGAACAGAGCCCTTCTTTTACTATTTTAAAACAGTCGTCTGTGAAGTCACGAACAAAAATCTCAAATATGTTGATATATTCCGCCTGCAGCGAAGATTTGCCCAGGTTCTTGCATGGAGCATCGTCAAGGGCGGCGAGCATTTCACAAAACAGGCGCCTTGCCGCAATGTCGCCGCCGTGCGCGGAGCATATCTTTGGGAGAATCTCCACAGCCGCGCCATTTTTCAGCGTGATGACGCCAACATAATTTTTAGCTGAAATGATCTT
Proteins encoded:
- a CDS encoding pyridoxal phosphate-dependent aminotransferase; its protein translation is MKYVRMAIEKESPEQFGYEKIKNNLTETSVRDRNIKDLGIVLDDILLPYGDHLGDPRLREIIAQQSGIADPDCVIVTAGAASALFLIASSQLEPGSHMIVARPNYGTNIATPEAIGAEVSYLDQKFEEGFRVDAEKLASMIRPDTKYISLTNPHNPTGTMMSLDELKRVIAIAEKHNVWLLVDETYRDMFKDERLPVSASLSKKVISISSLSKTYGIPGIRIGWIVCQDKEMIETLIAAKEQVCIGGSVVDEYIGYVALSQKAEWIKENDAHIAKHFAIVKEWIEGDELLEWVEPRGACTCFPRVKPEVAVDVENFYKLMNDKYGTYVGPGHWFGYDDRYMRIGYGWPKTEELKAGLAGISAALREAVK
- a CDS encoding homoserine dehydrogenase; the protein is MVRVIKFCMAGFGNVGVRFAQLLLEKKDELARDYGVEMRMTGICTRSKGALIDPNGLDIAGVLAMNEKLGRFDDASPAFRKMETAQMIAAADAELLLELTTLSIGDGEPATGYIKAAFARGMDVITANKGPEAWHFDELAALAKQLGRKYLYETIVMDGTPIFNFVKYTLRGCKIDKIRGILNGTSNFVLHAMETGSSFDEAIKEAQRMKMAEADPSMDIDGWDGTAKICSLANIVMGAKLTPKDAEVQSIAPVTVREMKEAADRGLRIKYVCTAERRDGKVHVSVKPELLAADDRLVQVDGASAAVTFFTDLAGELTIVQTDPTILQTAYGVYSDLLTLVSEG
- a CDS encoding EFR1 family ferrodoxin (N-terminal region resembles flavodoxins. C-terminal ferrodoxin region binds two 4Fe-4S clusters.), with protein sequence MKIKNIVSLYFSPTSSTHRVLSEIAGRMPWPAQELDITDYSANDGEYRLSADELLLAGVPVYGGRVPAAAAHRIRNVRGSGGPAVIVAVFGNRDYDDALIELKDILEEQGFCVTAALAAVAEHNIMRSVARGRPDARDITAIDEFAARVVSKIEAASAGALMPVEVKGGRPYCQYNGAPLKPSADASCTKCGICADGCPVAAIPHDAPETTDEARCITCMRCIDQCPSHSRSLNKQMHAMAEKAFAMKNAERKEPEMFL
- a CDS encoding hemolysin III family protein, which encodes MEKDKREVTSSVTHLAGAVLAAAGTLHLSVNAFACGAAAFASVLIFGVSMVLLYLASSIYHWSCAVRAQAAGMLQRLDHMAIFMLIAGTYTPICVIMLGYPIGYIMLALVWSVAALGFVMKIFWMHAPVWLSCSLYVAMGWIAAFFIVPIMHALSWGSLAWLAAGGLLYTAGAVIFGLERPRLNFSWFGPHELFHLFVMGGSVCHFITIWNCVA
- a CDS encoding DMT family transporter, producing the protein MKSSNYWRGATLALFAAVCWGIISPVAKVLAAAGINLMTVMVFRALLTMTVTGLWLFFTNGRKLFQLDRDELRFYFISGVLSVALAGGGFLQSLEYLTVAEGLIIHYTFPLGAIIGSLFITRERPTLLQIIAGLLIVAGVFTGMGGSMTALASMSVPGVLWGIVAVIGMSGQALVTRRYSLTHDMDELRLLFFSNMVGFTLLFLFKSAFYGWADTAFFTLPLLSLMTLQACTGSVIAYWAFFAALKYIPAAMASLLCTLEMVIAVGLTAVFVHQMPSTHEVLGCAIILVALVCATVRPKAK
- a CDS encoding YoaK family protein, with amino-acid sequence MMAARRISESLRIALLLAVAGGFLDAYTYVLRGGVFANAQTGNIVLLGISLFEANLGAAFRYLIPIAAFAAGIFTTECVRERFSHFTPLHWRQLILVIECAALTAVAFISEQHNIVANAAVSFVCSLQVESFRKVHGSPYATTMCTGNLRSAAENLFNYMIHKEPENFYAARNYFIIIGTFVTGAGVGALAAKICGHGSVLFAAALLAAAAVIMFKEKETA
- a CDS encoding GGDEF domain-containing protein; protein product: MVDFFLKNKNKTNHNTDKKDVSIHSSNYLRSKYVLAFVAILEVLMLILCFAQFDNYHLQYRNIYAFMYFFLFTVTSSGFFILIINKNLEDKPKSVNTFVVIFAEIFLLWGAALSILDNILYAHLVVFATNLMFCSTAFIIRPKTFIKIILLPVAVIFIALPYTQPSTMLLFGNYINASILIFASIMNNYLQYSLFKKQEIQKNEMKRLSEYDGLTNMHNRRTLNNFIDTYNEKEEKESLGILMIDIDHFKKYNDHYGHIAGDTVIREIGYIVNNFTDEHDGFAARYGGEEFILIFENLSHDLVYSIAESICKEIRNKDIKHSASLCGDRISVSIGLYYTPSSSNNLWDAIKHADDALFKAKNEGRNKISEVE